One window of the Runella slithyformis DSM 19594 genome contains the following:
- a CDS encoding glycosyltransferase codes for MTSEYVILIPQYNDWEALNLLIQRINQDVATNTLAATSLVIVDDCSSQEIDNLTPFGGKRVQIVRLYRNLGHQRAIAIGLSYIARELVCEKVIVMDADGEDAPQDINSLVAASEKWPDKVIFAQRTKRQESFVFRFFYGIYKFIFRQLTGKVITFGNFSLIPQRRLQNLVRVSEIWNNFSGGVIRSKIPYEAIPTERRKRLAGESKMNFVSLVLHGLSTVSVLIDIAAVRILIFSIGMSLVALFIIFVVLFLKWRNDASPGWASTLSSALLIVVLQSFLISLFLVFMVLQYRTQQQFIPVLQYRDFIEKVEEL; via the coding sequence ATGACTTCTGAATACGTCATACTTATACCGCAATACAACGATTGGGAGGCGCTGAATCTGCTTATCCAACGCATTAATCAAGACGTAGCGACCAATACACTGGCTGCTACGTCTTTGGTTATAGTAGATGACTGTTCGAGCCAAGAGATAGATAACCTAACACCCTTTGGCGGGAAAAGAGTACAAATTGTGCGATTGTACCGCAATTTGGGCCACCAACGGGCCATTGCCATCGGACTTTCGTACATTGCCAGAGAGCTGGTCTGTGAAAAGGTCATTGTCATGGACGCCGATGGTGAGGATGCTCCCCAAGATATCAATAGTTTGGTAGCTGCCTCAGAGAAATGGCCCGATAAGGTCATTTTTGCCCAAAGAACAAAGCGTCAGGAGAGCTTTGTATTTCGGTTTTTTTATGGGATATATAAGTTTATTTTCCGGCAGCTAACGGGCAAGGTAATCACGTTTGGCAATTTTTCACTCATTCCGCAGCGCCGTTTACAAAACCTGGTGCGGGTCTCCGAAATTTGGAATAATTTTTCGGGGGGGGTAATCCGTTCAAAAATTCCCTATGAGGCGATACCCACAGAGCGCAGAAAACGGCTGGCCGGCGAAAGCAAAATGAATTTTGTATCGTTGGTACTGCATGGATTAAGTACAGTGTCAGTTTTGATCGACATAGCGGCGGTACGAATATTGATATTCTCCATCGGGATGTCGTTGGTTGCATTATTTATCATTTTTGTAGTCTTATTTTTGAAATGGAGAAATGATGCCTCTCCCGGGTGGGCTTCTACTTTAAGTTCTGCATTGCTGATTGTAGTATTGCAGTCGTTTTTGATTTCATTATTTTTGGTTTTTATGGTACTGCAATACCGTACCCAACAGCAATTTATTCCCGTACTCCAATACCGTGACTTTATTGAGAAAGTAGAGGAGTTGTAA
- a CDS encoding NAD-dependent epimerase/dehydratase family protein, translating to MNIALVTGSAGLIGSESVAFFADKFDLVIGVDNNLRQYFFGQDGNTEWNRNRLQEGFSNYKHYSADIREVSQLEPIFKEYGTDIKLIVHAAAQPSHDWAAREPFTDFGVNAVGTLNMLEMTRLHSPEAVFIFTSTNKVYGDNPNYLPLVELETRWEISEDHVYYKNGIDEHHSLDHTKHSIFGASKVAADIMCQEYGRYFGMKVGVFRGGCLTGPNHSGAQLHGFLAYLMKCAITGNPYTIFGYKGKQVRDNIHSYDLVNMFWHFYLNPRPGEAYNAGGGRHANCSMLEAIAFCEKIAGKKLTYHYSETNRIGDHIWYVSDLTKFKSHYPGWDWSYNLEQTLVQIHDGIAARLALSV from the coding sequence ATGAATATTGCACTTGTCACCGGTTCAGCCGGATTGATTGGGAGCGAATCTGTCGCTTTTTTTGCTGATAAATTTGACCTCGTGATTGGGGTAGATAACAATTTGCGCCAATATTTTTTTGGACAGGACGGAAATACCGAATGGAACCGTAACCGCCTTCAGGAAGGTTTTTCCAACTATAAACATTATAGCGCTGATATCCGCGAAGTGAGCCAATTGGAGCCCATTTTTAAAGAATATGGTACTGATATTAAACTTATTGTTCACGCCGCTGCACAGCCCAGTCACGATTGGGCTGCCCGTGAGCCTTTTACTGATTTTGGGGTAAATGCCGTTGGTACCCTCAATATGCTTGAAATGACCCGCCTGCATAGCCCGGAGGCCGTGTTTATCTTTACTTCTACCAATAAAGTATACGGTGATAATCCTAATTATCTGCCGTTGGTAGAATTGGAAACCCGTTGGGAAATTTCGGAAGACCATGTCTACTACAAGAATGGAATTGATGAGCACCACAGCCTTGACCATACGAAGCACTCTATTTTTGGCGCCTCTAAAGTGGCGGCTGATATTATGTGTCAGGAATATGGTCGTTATTTCGGCATGAAAGTGGGAGTATTTCGTGGCGGCTGTTTAACGGGCCCCAATCACTCAGGCGCTCAGCTGCACGGGTTTTTGGCGTATCTTATGAAGTGTGCCATTACGGGAAATCCGTATACTATTTTTGGCTATAAAGGAAAGCAGGTCCGCGACAATATCCATAGCTATGACCTGGTAAATATGTTCTGGCATTTCTACCTGAACCCACGCCCGGGCGAAGCATACAATGCCGGTGGCGGGCGCCATGCCAACTGCTCAATGCTGGAGGCTATTGCCTTTTGTGAGAAAATTGCCGGAAAGAAATTAACGTATCATTATTCAGAAACCAACCGTATCGGTGACCATATTTGGTATGTGAGCGATCTGACCAAATTTAAGAGTCATTATCCCGGTTGGGATTGGTCTTACAATCTTGAACAAACCTTGGTTCAAATTCATGACGGAATTGCCGCACGCTTGGCATTATCTGTGTAA
- a CDS encoding sensor histidine kinase: MRINPRIIAFLLALAISAITVTFLSFVNDSTLGMLFVVGVAGFFGSFFMILYTIEILVYREVTKMHQTIQRLKLKDFSFPRNAIISDPNPLKKLNQEIFVYVARKQQEIDELKKMEVFRREFLADVSHELKTPIFAAQGFIHTLLDGAMDDEKVRDKFLKKAAKSLDGLDALVKDLVALSQMETGEIRMHKERVDLRLITLEVCEQLETKAAQRGTTLKIKPDRMLHVWVKADPQRISQVMTNLIENAIKYGNDNGKVIVHFEEDKKHFFITVRDNGPGIPPEHLSRIFERFYRVDKSRSKEKGGTGLGLAIVKHIINAHGSKITVTSKLEKGTTFTFKLDKED; this comes from the coding sequence ATGCGTATCAATCCGCGTATTATCGCTTTTCTGCTGGCCCTGGCCATATCGGCCATTACCGTTACCTTTCTTTCGTTTGTTAACGATTCGACCTTGGGTATGCTTTTTGTGGTGGGGGTAGCGGGCTTTTTTGGCTCTTTTTTTATGATTTTGTACACCATTGAGATTTTGGTGTACCGGGAAGTGACCAAGATGCACCAGACCATTCAGCGCCTGAAGCTGAAAGATTTCAGTTTTCCGCGCAACGCCATCATCAGTGATCCTAATCCGCTCAAAAAGCTGAACCAGGAAATTTTTGTCTATGTAGCCAGAAAACAGCAGGAAATTGATGAATTAAAAAAAATGGAGGTTTTTCGAAGGGAATTTCTGGCGGATGTCTCGCATGAGTTAAAAACACCCATTTTTGCTGCGCAGGGCTTCATTCATACTTTACTGGACGGAGCCATGGACGATGAAAAAGTGCGTGATAAGTTTCTTAAGAAAGCGGCTAAAAGTTTGGATGGCCTGGATGCTCTGGTGAAAGATCTCGTCGCGCTTTCACAGATGGAAACGGGCGAGATCAGGATGCACAAAGAGCGAGTGGATCTGCGCCTGATCACACTGGAAGTATGTGAGCAACTTGAAACCAAGGCCGCCCAACGGGGCACAACCCTCAAAATAAAACCCGACCGAATGCTGCACGTTTGGGTAAAGGCTGACCCGCAACGTATCAGTCAGGTGATGACAAATCTCATTGAAAATGCCATAAAGTACGGAAATGATAATGGCAAGGTAATTGTACATTTTGAGGAAGATAAAAAACATTTTTTCATAACGGTACGCGATAACGGTCCCGGAATACCACCGGAACATTTGTCGCGGATATTTGAGCGCTTTTATCGGGTAGACAAAAGCCGCTCCAAAGAAAAAGGGGGGACCGGCCTTGGTTTGGCCATCGTAAAGCATATAATTAATGCCCATGGTTCTAAAATTACCGTTACAAGTAAGCTGGAAAAAGGAACCACGTTTACGTTTAAATTAGACAAAGAAGATTGA
- the rpmG gene encoding 50S ribosomal protein L33, producing the protein MAKKGNRIQVILECTAQKESGVPGMSRYITTKNRKNTPGRMELKKYNPYLKKVTVHKEIK; encoded by the coding sequence ATGGCAAAGAAAGGTAACAGAATACAAGTAATTTTGGAATGCACGGCGCAGAAGGAATCGGGCGTTCCGGGGATGTCACGTTACATCACGACTAAGAACCGCAAAAATACGCCCGGTCGTATGGAGCTTAAGAAATACAATCCGTATTTGAAAAAAGTAACGGTTCACAAAGAAATTAAATAA
- a CDS encoding DUF4295 domain-containing protein — MAKKVVATLKKEGGKTYAKVIQAIKSPKTGAYTFKEVIVPTDEVQAALKN; from the coding sequence ATGGCAAAGAAAGTAGTTGCAACCCTGAAAAAAGAAGGTGGTAAGACTTACGCCAAAGTGATTCAAGCAATTAAATCACCAAAGACGGGCGCTTACACATTTAAGGAGGTCATCGTTCCTACCGACGAAGTACAGGCTGCGTTGAAAAACTAA
- the ftsY gene encoding signal recognition particle-docking protein FtsY has protein sequence MGLFDFFSKEKKESLDKGLEKSKESIFGKISRAIVGKSTVDEDVLDELEDILISSDVGVGTTVKIIKRIEERVARDKYTGTSELDSILRDEIATLLTENKSLDFKDSFETENLPKPYVIMVVGVNGAGKTTTIGKLAHQFTKRGKKVVLGAGDTFRAAAVDQLKTWGTRAGVVVIDHGMNTDPAAVAHDAVKKGVEMNADVVIIDTAGRLHTKVNLMNELSKIKRVMQKFLPDAPHEVLLVLDGSTGQNAVIQAREFTKATDVTALAITKLDGTAKGGVVIGISDEFKIPVKYIGVGEKMDDLQVFDRAQFVDSLFKK, from the coding sequence ATGGGTTTATTTGATTTCTTCTCTAAAGAGAAAAAAGAATCGCTTGATAAAGGGCTGGAAAAATCAAAAGAAAGTATTTTCGGAAAGATCAGCCGGGCAATTGTAGGAAAATCTACCGTTGATGAGGATGTATTGGATGAACTGGAAGATATTTTGATCAGTTCTGACGTGGGGGTGGGTACAACGGTGAAGATCATTAAACGAATAGAAGAGCGCGTTGCGCGTGATAAATATACCGGCACTTCAGAACTGGACAGCATCCTGCGCGACGAAATCGCTACGTTGCTGACGGAAAATAAATCACTGGATTTTAAAGACAGTTTTGAAACCGAGAATCTGCCCAAACCGTATGTCATCATGGTTGTAGGGGTAAACGGTGCCGGCAAGACCACCACCATCGGAAAGCTCGCTCACCAGTTTACAAAACGCGGTAAAAAGGTCGTACTGGGCGCGGGAGATACTTTTCGGGCCGCTGCCGTTGACCAGCTCAAAACCTGGGGTACACGGGCAGGCGTAGTGGTCATTGACCACGGCATGAACACCGACCCTGCCGCCGTAGCGCACGATGCGGTCAAAAAAGGTGTGGAAATGAACGCTGATGTGGTCATTATTGATACCGCCGGGCGTCTGCATACCAAGGTCAACCTGATGAATGAGTTGTCAAAAATCAAACGCGTCATGCAGAAATTTCTGCCCGATGCCCCTCATGAAGTTCTTTTAGTGCTGGATGGAAGTACCGGACAAAATGCCGTTATTCAGGCCCGTGAGTTCACCAAAGCCACCGATGTAACGGCCTTAGCCATTACCAAATTAGATGGAACTGCGAAAGGCGGCGTCGTGATCGGCATCTCCGACGAGTTCAAAATTCCTGTTAAATACATCGGAGTAGGTGAAAAGATGGATGATTTACAGGTCTTTGACCGCGCTCAATTTGTGGATTCTTTGTTTAAGAAATAA
- a CDS encoding DUF1501 domain-containing protein produces MNALEEFEQHTHDQLSRRNFLSRTSMGLGAAAFSSLLGNKEAQAATGAGGALGKPHFPPKVKRVIYLHQSGAPSQLELFDYKPKLEQMWGKDLPESVRKGQRLTGMTAGQSSFPLAASYYKFAQHGQSKMWVSELLPYIAKITDDATFIRSMHTEAINHDPAITFFQTGSQQGGRPSFGSWVSYGLGSDNQNLPSFVVLLSKGRGGDQPLYAKLWSNGFLPSVHQGVVFRSGPDPVFYLNNPAGIDRMSRRRMLDYLAKMHQEQYKQILDPEINSRMAQYEMAYRMQTAVPETMDISKEPDYIFDMYGPEAKKAGTFAANCLLARKLAEKGVKFIQLYHQGWDQHGNLPNDIKTMAKSVDQPSAALVLDLKQRGLLDDTLIIWGGEFGRGSYSQGKLTKENYGRDHHPRCFTIWMAGAGVKKGYIHGETDDFSYNIVRDPVHVHDFQATVMHLLGIDHEQLTFKFQGRRYRLTDVHGKVVKPILA; encoded by the coding sequence ATGAACGCATTGGAAGAATTTGAACAACATACCCACGACCAACTCAGTCGTCGGAATTTTCTGTCGCGTACCAGCATGGGCTTGGGGGCGGCGGCTTTTTCGTCATTGTTGGGAAATAAGGAAGCGCAGGCGGCTACCGGCGCGGGGGGAGCCTTGGGAAAACCCCATTTTCCGCCCAAGGTAAAGCGCGTTATTTATTTGCATCAAAGCGGGGCGCCTTCGCAGTTGGAATTGTTTGATTATAAGCCCAAACTGGAGCAAATGTGGGGTAAAGACCTGCCCGAGTCCGTTCGGAAAGGCCAACGCCTCACGGGCATGACGGCGGGGCAAAGCAGTTTTCCGTTGGCAGCATCGTATTACAAATTTGCGCAGCACGGTCAAAGCAAAATGTGGGTCAGTGAATTGCTGCCGTACATTGCCAAGATCACCGACGACGCCACGTTTATTCGGTCCATGCACACCGAAGCCATCAACCACGACCCCGCCATCACGTTTTTTCAGACGGGCAGTCAGCAGGGCGGACGCCCTTCTTTCGGTTCCTGGGTAAGCTATGGATTGGGGTCCGATAACCAAAATCTGCCTTCATTTGTAGTATTGCTCTCCAAAGGACGCGGCGGCGACCAGCCTTTGTACGCTAAATTATGGTCAAACGGCTTTCTGCCGTCGGTGCATCAGGGCGTAGTGTTTCGCTCGGGCCCTGACCCGGTCTTTTACCTGAACAATCCCGCCGGTATTGACCGCATGAGCCGTCGGCGGATGCTGGATTATCTGGCCAAAATGCATCAGGAACAATATAAACAGATTTTGGATCCCGAGATCAACAGCCGTATGGCGCAGTACGAAATGGCCTATCGGATGCAAACGGCCGTGCCCGAAACGATGGACATCTCCAAAGAGCCCGACTATATTTTTGATATGTACGGACCCGAAGCCAAAAAAGCGGGCACGTTTGCCGCTAACTGTTTACTGGCGCGAAAATTGGCCGAGAAAGGCGTAAAATTCATTCAGCTGTATCATCAGGGATGGGACCAACATGGCAACCTTCCCAATGACATCAAGACCATGGCCAAGTCGGTCGACCAACCGTCGGCGGCATTGGTGCTGGACTTAAAACAGCGCGGGTTGTTGGACGATACACTCATTATTTGGGGCGGCGAATTCGGCCGTGGCTCGTATTCACAGGGTAAATTGACCAAAGAGAACTACGGCCGAGACCATCACCCGCGCTGTTTCACCATTTGGATGGCCGGAGCAGGGGTAAAGAAAGGGTATATCCACGGCGAAACCGATGATTTCAGTTATAATATCGTTCGTGACCCGGTGCATGTGCATGATTTTCAGGCCACGGTTATGCATTTGTTAGGGATTGATCATGAGCAGCTTACCTTCAAGTTTCAGGGGCGTCGTTATCGCCTGACGGATGTACACGGGAAAGTGGTAAAACCCATTTTGGCGTAA